Sequence from the Ectothiorhodospira sp. BSL-9 genome:
TCCCGCTATCGCCCACCCCTGTGGCCCTGGCTATGCCTGCTCATGCTGCTCAGCGGCTGCAGCAGTCCGCAATTACGGGTTGATCTGCACTCCACCGCCAATCTCAATCTCAGTGACGAAGGACAGCCCCTGCCTGTGGTGGTGCGGGTCTATCAGCTCAGCGACCTGAAGGCCTTCGAGGATGCCGATTTCCGGGACCTGTGGCTGCATGACCTGCAGACCCTGGGCAACACCGCGCTCAGCCGCAAGGAGTTGATCCTGAACCCGGCCCAACAGGCAGATCTGCAATTGCAGCGTCACCCAAAGGCGGTTTACCTGGGGGCCGTAGCCATCTTCCGTGAACCCTCTGACCCCGCCTGGCGGGACGTCACCCCCTTGCCCAAGGGTTATGTCGGTAAACGCATGGACCAGCGTCTCACCGTCAGCTTGCGCGGCAACCAGCTGAACATTCAGGAATAATCCCCAATACCGACCAGGGAAGGGCAGGCACATGACAGCCATCCGCAAGGTGATCTGGAGCGAGGGCATTCTCCTCGGCCAGCAGCATTTTCAAGCCTGGGACCGTTACCACGAACAGGCATTGATCGAGCGGTTCCGCATCACTCACCCGCGCAGCTGGGGCCTGCATCGACTGCGTCTGGACCCGGACGCCCCCGCCATGGGCATCTGCCGCATCCTGGAGCTGGAGGCCATCCTTCCGGATGGGCGCCTGGTCACGGTAGACCCTTTCGATGATGTCCCTCTGGCCTGTGAACTCCCCGATGCCGCACGCGAGCCGGTCGTCGTTTATCTCCTGCTGACCCGCGAGCGCCAGGCCCTGGGGATGACCGGATATGAAGCCGCCGGCCATCGCCGCGGTGCCTGGCAGGTGGACTATGTGGAACTGGCCGATGAGCACGACACCCAGCGTCGGCAGGAAGTGGCCCTGGGCCGACTGAACCTGATCCTGGGCACCGAGACACCTGCGGATCCCGACCTGATACGCCTTCCTGTCACCCGGCTCACCCCACGCATGGGCGGTGGATTTCAGATCGACGACGACTTTGTTCCCCCCCTGCTCAGCCTTGAGGCATCACCCGCCCTGCAGCGTTTCACCGGGCAGCTGGCAGAGCGGATTCGACTCCATTCCCGTGAACTGGCCAGGGAATGCAAAGTGTGCAAGCCCTCCGACCGTCACCTCATCCATGCCCTGAATGCCCGTCTGCAGCGCTTATTGATCCGTCTGGAACACCTGCGGGCCATGGAATCGAGCCATCCCGAAGGGCTTCACCTGGCGCTGGCGGAGGCCTGCGCGGAAATCCAGTCCCTGGTGCCGCAGGATGACGAAGATTGGGCCCTGCCCCTCTATCGACATGGGGATCCAGCCCCGGGCTTACGGACACTTCAGGCACACTTTGGGGCGTTGCTGGATCGCTTTCGTGCCTTGCACACGCGCCCTCCCGTCCTGCAGCAGCTTGCCGATGGTCGATTCCAGGCGCGGGATCTGACGCGCAGTCTTTCCTCGTCGCAACTCTTGTACATCACTGCCAGGACCGAAAGGGAGGATACGGACTGGATCAGGGATTTCCCCCGTCAGGCCAAGGTGGCCAGCGCGGATCAACTGGATCTGCTGATCCGCACGGCCCTGCCGGGCGTATCCCTTTGTCATCTACCGCGTCCCCCAGCGGATCTGCCCGTGCCCAGGGGGCGGGAGTGTTTTCGACTGGAACCGCAGGGAGAGTCCTGGCAAGCGTTGCTGGAGAGCGACAGCCTGGGCATCTTCCTGCCCGCAGGCCTGCGGCATCTGCAACTGGACCTCATGGTGGGGGAGCGGGAGGCTCCATGAAGAACCCCTATCTTCACTGCGCCGGTCCGCTACTGGTCACCCTCGCGGCCCTGAACGAGCCCGACCAGAACCGGTCTGATGCCTCCACGTGGCGCCAAAGGGTCCTGGAGGATATGGAGCAATTCAGCCGGCGGGCCCAGGCGAGAGGCCTTCCGGGGCCGGGCGTGCAGGATGCCCGCTATGCCCTGACCGTGCTGGTGGATGAACGCGCCATGGCGCTCACCGATGCCCTGGCCCAGTCCTGGGCCGAAGAACCCCTGCAGGTGACCCTGTTCGGCGAGTATCGCGGTGGTGAGGCATTTTTCGAGCGTCTGGCCGAGCTACGCCAGCACCCCCGCGACCATGCGGACCTGCTGGAGTTGTATCTGTGCTGTCTGCATCTTGGGCTGGAGGGGGTCTATCGTCTTCGCGGACCGGAGAGGCTGGAGTCCCTGAAGAGTGATCTGCGCGAACAGGTGCGACAACTGCAGGAATCGGACGGTGACTCAACCACTGCCACATCCCTGGCTG
This genomic interval carries:
- the icmH gene encoding type IVB secretion system protein IcmH/DotU; translated protein: MKNPYLHCAGPLLVTLAALNEPDQNRSDASTWRQRVLEDMEQFSRRAQARGLPGPGVQDARYALTVLVDERAMALTDALAQSWAEEPLQVTLFGEYRGGEAFFERLAELRQHPRDHADLLELYLCCLHLGLEGVYRLRGPERLESLKSDLREQVRQLQESDGDSTTATSLAGKNTRHQPRPVPLSIRGISLTLLGLIPVLVFFQGWQLHTLDRDLSITLDSHAEAISRVLP
- the tssK gene encoding type VI secretion system baseplate subunit TssK translates to MTAIRKVIWSEGILLGQQHFQAWDRYHEQALIERFRITHPRSWGLHRLRLDPDAPAMGICRILELEAILPDGRLVTVDPFDDVPLACELPDAAREPVVVYLLLTRERQALGMTGYEAAGHRRGAWQVDYVELADEHDTQRRQEVALGRLNLILGTETPADPDLIRLPVTRLTPRMGGGFQIDDDFVPPLLSLEASPALQRFTGQLAERIRLHSRELARECKVCKPSDRHLIHALNARLQRLLIRLEHLRAMESSHPEGLHLALAEACAEIQSLVPQDDEDWALPLYRHGDPAPGLRTLQAHFGALLDRFRALHTRPPVLQQLADGRFQARDLTRSLSSSQLLYITARTEREDTDWIRDFPRQAKVASADQLDLLIRTALPGVSLCHLPRPPADLPVPRGRECFRLEPQGESWQALLESDSLGIFLPAGLRHLQLDLMVGEREAP
- the tssJ gene encoding type VI secretion system lipoprotein TssJ, with amino-acid sequence MNQPVRGCQGTQPRQYPSVPSSRPRTGLHGKMPARQSAAPSRYRPPLWPWLCLLMLLSGCSSPQLRVDLHSTANLNLSDEGQPLPVVVRVYQLSDLKAFEDADFRDLWLHDLQTLGNTALSRKELILNPAQQADLQLQRHPKAVYLGAVAIFREPSDPAWRDVTPLPKGYVGKRMDQRLTVSLRGNQLNIQE